From Candidatus Methylomirabilota bacterium, one genomic window encodes:
- a CDS encoding ABC transporter permease produces the protein MSLLFVQLLSGLANAMFLFLIASGLSLIFGVTRIVNFAHGSFYMLAAYLTYSLAAMLPGGAAAFYLAVLLAALAVAAFGGLVEVLLLRRVYRAPELYQLLLTFALVLVVADAVRYIWGADNKTGPAAPGLAGSVAVAGQLFPSYDLAIIAFGPLVALGLWLLFHRTRWGILIRAATQDREMVAALGVDQSRLFTSVFVLGSFLAGLGGALQVPRLALTTVMDTSIIVEAFVVVVIGGMGSVWGALLASLLIGVLNAYGVLLLPKSAIVLIFVVMAVVLIVRPWGLLGRPEIQLRPPGGGAVPGVAPRRVHPAWLLGALVVLALLPLALPTFWVSIVVEIFAFALFAASLYLLMAVGGMVSFGHAAYFGLGAYGAALLLELAGLPMPVAFVAAPLVAAAGAVVFGYFCVRLTSIYFAMLTLAFAQIVYAIVHQWDEVTGGDNGVLGVWPSAWLASPARYYYWALVAAVAGIVLLRLIAASPFGLTLRAARDHAGRAEALGVNIRALQWIAFVVAGFVAGLGGAIFAFLKGSVFPVYTESPMSVQPLVMVLLGGVGSPSGPLIGATVYKLLDTIITRYTDYWQIVLGAILIMLVLVFPRGIAGVLDGRRP, from the coding sequence ATGTCCCTCCTCTTCGTCCAGCTCCTGAGCGGGCTCGCGAACGCGATGTTCCTGTTCCTGATCGCGTCGGGGCTCTCCCTGATCTTCGGGGTCACCCGCATCGTCAATTTCGCCCACGGCTCCTTCTACATGCTGGCCGCCTACCTGACCTACTCGCTCGCCGCGATGCTTCCCGGCGGCGCCGCCGCCTTCTATCTCGCCGTGCTCCTCGCCGCGCTGGCGGTGGCGGCCTTCGGCGGGCTGGTCGAGGTGCTGCTGCTCCGCCGGGTGTATCGGGCCCCCGAGCTGTACCAGCTGCTGCTGACCTTCGCGCTGGTGCTGGTGGTTGCCGATGCGGTCCGCTACATCTGGGGCGCCGACAACAAGACGGGCCCCGCGGCCCCGGGGCTCGCCGGCTCGGTGGCGGTCGCGGGCCAGCTCTTCCCCTCGTACGATCTGGCGATCATCGCGTTCGGCCCGCTGGTGGCGCTCGGGCTCTGGCTGCTCTTCCACCGCACGCGCTGGGGCATCCTGATCCGCGCGGCCACCCAGGACCGGGAGATGGTGGCCGCGCTCGGCGTGGACCAGTCGCGGCTGTTCACCTCGGTGTTCGTGCTCGGCTCCTTCCTGGCCGGCCTCGGTGGCGCCCTGCAGGTGCCGCGGCTGGCGCTCACCACCGTGATGGACACGTCGATCATCGTGGAGGCGTTCGTGGTCGTCGTCATCGGCGGCATGGGCTCGGTGTGGGGGGCGCTGCTCGCCTCGCTGCTCATCGGCGTGCTCAACGCCTACGGGGTCCTGCTGCTGCCGAAGAGCGCCATCGTGCTGATCTTCGTGGTGATGGCGGTGGTGCTGATCGTGCGCCCGTGGGGCCTGCTCGGGCGGCCCGAGATCCAGCTGCGGCCGCCGGGCGGGGGTGCGGTCCCCGGGGTCGCGCCGCGCCGGGTTCATCCCGCGTGGCTGCTCGGCGCTCTCGTCGTGCTCGCGCTCCTCCCGCTCGCGCTGCCCACCTTCTGGGTGTCGATCGTGGTCGAGATCTTCGCCTTCGCCCTCTTCGCGGCCAGCCTCTACCTGCTGATGGCGGTGGGCGGCATGGTCTCCTTCGGCCACGCGGCCTACTTCGGCCTGGGCGCCTACGGCGCCGCCCTGCTGCTCGAGCTCGCGGGCCTGCCGATGCCGGTCGCGTTCGTGGCCGCCCCGCTGGTCGCGGCGGCGGGCGCGGTGGTCTTCGGCTACTTCTGCGTGCGCCTCACCAGCATCTACTTCGCGATGCTCACGCTGGCCTTCGCCCAGATCGTCTACGCGATCGTGCACCAGTGGGACGAGGTCACCGGCGGCGACAACGGCGTCCTGGGCGTGTGGCCTTCCGCGTGGCTGGCCTCGCCGGCGCGCTACTACTACTGGGCGCTCGTCGCCGCGGTGGCCGGGATCGTCCTGCTGCGTCTGATCGCGGCGTCGCCCTTCGGGCTCACCCTGCGCGCCGCGCGCGATCACGCAGGGCGGGCCGAGGCGCTCGGGGTGAACATCCGGGCGCTGCAGTGGATCGCGTTCGTGGTGGCCGGCTTCGTGGCCGGCCTGGGCGGCGCGATCTTCGCCTTCCTCAAGGGCAGCGTGTTCCCGGTCTACACCGAGTCGCCCATGTCGGTGCAGCCGCTGGTGATGGTGCTGCTGGGCGGCGTGGGCTCGCCGTCGGGTCCGCTGATCGGAGCCACCGTGTACAAGCTGCTCGATACCATCATCACCCGCTACACCGACTACTGGCAGATCGTGCTCGGCGCGATCCTGATCATGCTGGTGCTGGTCTTCCCGCGGGGCATCGCGGGGGTGCTCGACGGGCGTCGGCCGTGA
- a CDS encoding ABC transporter substrate-binding protein, with protein sequence MRASRLLALSAAVLLLALGAGPVSAQAPIKVGDINSYSGIGAPFTGPYRAGVEMAVEEINAKGGVLGRKLEVVFRDDKGQPAEAVKHAQELVESDKVVMITGSFLSNVGLAVSDWAKQNKTMFLAAEALTEALTWSKGHDHAVRLRPNTYEQGRMLADKAGKMKYVKWATIGPNYEYGKRAWETFRDRLKELKPDAQVVGEHWPTLGKIEPGPLVTAILNQNPDALYVSLFGSDWLAFVREAQKRGLFQKMFVVGILLGEPEYIDPLKLEAPEGMLVTGYPWYDVKIPGHAEWVARYTKRGDKTPALGSLIGYVTYLSVAEVLKKAGGTETPKLVAAFKGLKVDTPMGPITFRASDGQSTMGAWVGTTKVDPQRGVGIMVNHELIPGEKVLPSDEEVKKLRPAN encoded by the coding sequence ATGCGCGCATCCCGTCTCCTGGCTCTCTCCGCGGCCGTCCTGCTGCTCGCGCTGGGGGCGGGGCCGGTCTCGGCCCAGGCGCCGATCAAGGTCGGCGACATCAACTCCTACAGCGGCATCGGCGCGCCGTTCACCGGTCCCTACCGGGCCGGCGTCGAGATGGCGGTCGAGGAGATCAATGCCAAGGGCGGCGTGCTCGGGCGCAAGCTCGAGGTGGTCTTCCGCGACGACAAGGGTCAGCCCGCCGAGGCGGTGAAGCACGCGCAGGAGCTGGTCGAGTCCGACAAGGTGGTGATGATCACCGGGAGCTTTCTCTCCAACGTGGGGCTCGCGGTCTCGGACTGGGCCAAGCAGAACAAGACGATGTTCCTCGCCGCGGAGGCCCTGACCGAGGCCCTCACCTGGTCCAAGGGGCACGACCACGCGGTGCGCCTGCGCCCCAACACCTACGAGCAGGGCCGCATGCTGGCCGACAAGGCCGGCAAGATGAAGTACGTCAAGTGGGCCACGATCGGGCCCAACTACGAGTACGGCAAGCGCGCCTGGGAGACCTTTCGCGATCGGTTGAAGGAGCTGAAGCCCGACGCGCAGGTCGTGGGCGAGCACTGGCCGACCCTCGGCAAGATCGAGCCGGGCCCGCTGGTGACCGCGATCCTGAACCAGAACCCGGACGCGCTCTACGTCTCGCTCTTCGGCAGCGACTGGCTCGCCTTCGTGCGCGAGGCGCAGAAGCGCGGCCTGTTCCAGAAGATGTTCGTGGTCGGCATCCTGCTGGGCGAGCCCGAGTACATCGATCCGCTCAAGCTCGAGGCGCCCGAGGGCATGCTGGTCACCGGCTATCCCTGGTACGACGTGAAGATCCCCGGCCACGCCGAGTGGGTCGCGCGCTACACCAAGCGGGGCGACAAGACGCCGGCGCTCGGCTCGCTGATCGGCTACGTCACCTATCTCTCGGTGGCCGAGGTGCTCAAGAAGGCGGGGGGCACCGAGACCCCGAAGCTGGTCGCCGCATTCAAGGGGCTCAAGGTCGACACCCCGATGGGCCCGATCACGTTCCGGGCCTCCGACGGACAGTCCACCATGGGCGCGTGGGTGGGGACCACCAAGGTCGACCCGCAGCGCGGGGTCGGCATCATGGTCAACCACGAGCTGATCCCCGGCGAGAAGGTGCTGCCGTCCGACGAGGAAGTGAAGAAGCTCCGCCCGGCCAACTGA
- a CDS encoding XRE family transcriptional regulator → MDESAETRQLVQAVAARLREARRTRRFTLRALSEKTGLSEPFLSRLERGRVSTSIANLILITRTVGIDLGQLFQDAAGTTATQHYTLVRASQRRRPQAVPATGYTYQPMAVAWPGQRMDAFVLTFPVKNRADVLTAHEGEELTFVLQGEILFQLGDEQIPLKAGDCLYFNAEIPHMGKNVGRVDAKVLMVAAPGRGPGRELGWWKAPVPPRLRPAPKRSGKSSRSRSDA, encoded by the coding sequence TTGGACGAAAGCGCGGAGACCCGGCAGCTCGTGCAGGCGGTGGCGGCGCGGCTGCGCGAGGCGCGTCGGACCCGGCGATTCACCCTGCGCGCGCTGAGCGAGAAGACCGGCCTCTCCGAGCCCTTCCTCTCGCGGCTCGAGCGCGGCCGCGTCTCCACCTCGATCGCCAACCTCATCCTCATCACCCGCACGGTGGGCATCGACCTGGGCCAGCTCTTCCAGGACGCCGCCGGGACCACCGCGACCCAGCACTACACGCTGGTGCGGGCGAGCCAGCGGCGCAGGCCGCAGGCGGTGCCCGCCACCGGCTACACCTATCAGCCGATGGCGGTCGCCTGGCCGGGCCAGCGCATGGACGCGTTCGTGCTCACCTTCCCGGTGAAGAACCGGGCCGACGTGCTCACCGCGCACGAGGGCGAGGAGCTGACGTTCGTGCTCCAGGGCGAGATCCTGTTCCAGCTCGGCGACGAGCAGATCCCGCTCAAGGCCGGCGACTGCCTGTACTTCAACGCCGAGATCCCCCACATGGGCAAGAACGTCGGCCGGGTGGACGCCAAGGTGCTCATGGTGGCCGCGCCCGGCCGCGGGCCGGGCCGCGAGCTCGGCTGGTGGAAGGCCCCGGTGCCGCCGCGGCTCCGCCCGGCGCCGAAGCGATCCGGCAAGTCCTCCCGCTCCCGGAGCGATGCCTGA
- a CDS encoding dienelactone hydrolase family protein, protein MANPLSRREVLRFGAFTTVGGVLTPGIVLAQAITTDSKGITARDIQIPSGGTMIAAYDARPEAPGRYPIVVVISGFTGNSEQNKDVVRRFAQAGYYAIAPELYSREGGMQGKNFQEMGQISSKVTRAQYLGDIRAAADYAKQQSWARADRLGVTGFCGGGALTLHTAAEYPGVTAAVPWYGHVKRTYSDAPGVDAFSLASKIKAPVLGLYGEADTGIPSEDVKRFEAELKKTNPDVEFVLYPGAPHGFFSDDRPQVYKKEAAEDAWKRCLAFFDKHLKA, encoded by the coding sequence ATGGCCAATCCGCTCAGCCGCAGGGAAGTGCTCAGGTTCGGCGCCTTCACCACCGTCGGAGGCGTCCTCACGCCGGGCATCGTGCTCGCCCAGGCGATCACCACCGACAGCAAGGGCATCACCGCGCGCGACATCCAGATCCCATCGGGTGGGACCATGATCGCGGCCTACGACGCCCGCCCCGAGGCGCCGGGCCGCTACCCGATCGTGGTGGTCATCTCCGGCTTCACCGGCAACTCCGAGCAGAACAAGGACGTGGTGCGCCGGTTCGCCCAGGCCGGGTACTACGCGATCGCCCCCGAGCTGTACTCGCGCGAGGGCGGGATGCAGGGCAAGAACTTCCAGGAGATGGGCCAGATCTCCTCCAAGGTGACGCGCGCCCAGTACCTGGGCGACATCCGCGCGGCGGCCGACTACGCCAAGCAGCAGTCGTGGGCGCGGGCCGATCGCCTGGGCGTCACCGGCTTCTGCGGCGGCGGAGCGCTGACCCTGCACACCGCGGCCGAGTACCCCGGCGTGACCGCTGCGGTGCCGTGGTACGGCCACGTCAAGCGCACGTACTCCGACGCCCCCGGCGTGGACGCGTTCAGTCTGGCGTCGAAGATCAAGGCGCCGGTGCTCGGCCTGTACGGCGAGGCGGACACCGGGATCCCGAGCGAGGACGTGAAGCGCTTCGAGGCCGAGCTGAAGAAGACCAATCCCGACGTCGAGTTCGTCCTCTACCCGGGCGCACCCCACGGCTTCTTCTCGGACGACCGCCCGCAGGTCTACAAGAAGGAGGCCGCGGAGGACGCCTGGAAGCGCTGTCTGGCCTTCTTCGACAAGCACCTGAAGGCCTGA
- a CDS encoding ABC transporter substrate-binding protein, which yields MTPDVTRLSLSRRALLQVGGAAALAATTTPWPAWGQTPKRGGTLSVRLWDPPHFDPHLTVSYKTHIAYSFTHSRLVKHKAGPAVVPGTFPIEGDLAESWSQPSENTYVFKLRKGVRWHNKPPVGGRELTAEDVVYTIERFRTVKGNANAYMLAALERVEAPDRYTVKFTLKEPYAWFLDVLANPNAVCIVAKECVEKFGDLKKPEATVGTGPWMLDSYRPNVGYTLVRNPSYFVTGLPYMERVEAFVDEDNASRMAAFISGKYDLGWEFPGTINRVDWVQMTDPLKQRRPKLKTAEFPSNVMTHLYFRNDKPPFNDVRVRRALSLAIDRKGIIDAVAEGVGVLNPAVPAALKEWSIPAEQLGEGAQYFKYDPAAARKLLAEAGHPKGFPVTIDFTTYGSQVLIDTCQLVLKNLKDVGIEAKLNTKEYGAYISSTFYGKYESMALGPQTPFLEPDNFLFGQYYPGELKNHGYINDAVLADLLVRQRRTLDPAKRREIIFEAQRHIAKQQYYVQLWSGVYVAVWDGALVNYGPNLGYDYGGRLMAAWLDR from the coding sequence ATGACGCCGGACGTCACCCGCTTGTCGCTGAGCCGCCGCGCGCTGCTCCAGGTGGGGGGCGCCGCCGCCCTCGCCGCCACGACCACGCCGTGGCCGGCGTGGGGTCAGACCCCCAAGCGCGGGGGCACCCTGAGCGTGCGTCTCTGGGATCCGCCGCACTTCGATCCCCACCTGACCGTTTCGTACAAGACCCACATCGCGTACTCCTTCACCCATAGCCGTCTCGTGAAGCACAAGGCCGGCCCCGCGGTGGTGCCCGGCACCTTCCCGATCGAGGGCGACCTGGCCGAGTCCTGGAGCCAGCCCAGCGAGAACACCTACGTGTTCAAGCTCCGCAAGGGCGTGCGCTGGCACAACAAGCCGCCGGTGGGCGGCCGGGAGCTGACCGCCGAGGACGTCGTCTACACGATCGAGCGGTTCCGCACCGTCAAGGGCAACGCCAACGCCTACATGCTGGCGGCCCTCGAGCGCGTCGAGGCCCCCGATCGGTACACCGTCAAATTCACGCTGAAGGAGCCGTACGCCTGGTTCCTCGACGTCCTGGCCAACCCGAACGCGGTCTGCATCGTGGCGAAGGAGTGCGTGGAGAAGTTCGGGGACCTGAAGAAGCCCGAAGCCACCGTGGGCACCGGCCCGTGGATGCTCGACAGCTACCGGCCCAACGTGGGGTACACCCTCGTGCGGAATCCGAGCTACTTCGTCACCGGTCTGCCGTACATGGAGCGGGTGGAAGCCTTCGTCGACGAGGACAACGCCTCGCGCATGGCCGCCTTCATCTCGGGCAAGTACGACCTCGGCTGGGAGTTCCCGGGCACCATCAACCGGGTCGACTGGGTGCAGATGACCGACCCGCTCAAGCAGCGCCGGCCCAAGCTCAAGACCGCGGAGTTTCCCTCCAACGTCATGACCCACCTCTACTTCCGAAACGACAAGCCGCCGTTCAACGACGTGCGCGTGCGGCGGGCGCTGTCGCTGGCCATCGATCGCAAGGGCATCATCGACGCGGTCGCCGAAGGGGTCGGCGTGCTGAATCCGGCGGTGCCGGCCGCGCTCAAGGAGTGGTCCATCCCGGCCGAGCAGCTGGGAGAGGGCGCCCAGTATTTCAAGTACGATCCCGCCGCCGCGCGGAAGCTCCTGGCCGAGGCCGGCCACCCCAAGGGCTTTCCGGTCACCATCGACTTCACCACGTACGGCTCCCAGGTGCTGATCGACACCTGTCAGCTCGTGCTCAAGAACCTCAAGGACGTGGGCATCGAGGCCAAGCTGAACACCAAGGAGTACGGGGCGTACATCTCCAGTACGTTCTACGGCAAGTACGAATCGATGGCCCTCGGCCCCCAGACCCCGTTCCTCGAGCCGGACAACTTCCTCTTCGGCCAGTACTATCCCGGCGAGCTGAAGAACCACGGGTACATCAACGACGCGGTCCTCGCCGACCTGCTGGTACGGCAGCGCCGCACGCTCGACCCGGCCAAGCGGCGGGAGATCATCTTCGAAGCGCAGCGTCACATCGCCAAGCAGCAATACTACGTGCAGCTCTGGTCCGGCGTGTACGTGGCGGTCTGGGACGGAGCGCTCGTCAACTACGGCCCGAATCTCGGATACGATTACGGCGGCCGGCTGATGGCCGCCTGGCTCGATCGCTAG
- a CDS encoding ABC transporter substrate-binding protein produces MHQLPSLTRRELLKLGGAGLALGATAGLVTAGPADAQSPKRGGRFRLRSHVPPVHFDPHLTLAFSTMIPLSFAYSRLVKVKAGSAVGPGTQPVEGDLAESWERQGDTVYVFKLRRGVRWHNKAPLNGRELTAEDVRYSYDRFLTIKGNPNKSILEMVDKVEAPDKYTVKFTLREPNAWFLDRLASTSTWVVAKECVDQFGDLKKPESVVGTGPWMLRSYEPSVRITFDRNPSYFLPNLPYVDGVDITISTDPAAAFAQFLSGEFDFGPEYGMVIRRSDLDIALRRVKGLGMKDYIVVFGGYTAMKLDQEPFKDVRVRRAFAMAQDWRETLETNAWSQGKGAPNALIPAALKEWAIPIDQLPPEGRKLYEFDPAAAKRLLAEAGHPNGLKVPIETTPGYGPDWMDAVQVALRNWKQAGIEGELKLKEYGAFVSSAIFGKFEKMIVTLRGGTTDPDTYFTPLLPGEPLNSSGVNDPKLTEMIKVQRRTFDEKKRRDIVYDIQRYASQQVYYGFGASVSAVGAWMPYVKNFGPNIGHDYGGRLMVAWLDK; encoded by the coding sequence ATGCATCAGCTGCCTTCGTTGACCCGCCGCGAGCTCCTCAAGCTGGGAGGCGCAGGCCTCGCCCTCGGGGCGACCGCGGGTCTGGTGACCGCGGGGCCCGCGGACGCCCAGAGCCCGAAGCGGGGCGGCCGGTTCCGGCTGCGCTCGCACGTGCCTCCCGTGCACTTCGATCCGCACCTGACGCTGGCGTTCTCCACCATGATCCCGCTGTCGTTCGCCTACAGCCGGCTCGTCAAGGTCAAGGCCGGGTCGGCGGTGGGGCCGGGCACCCAGCCGGTGGAGGGCGACCTGGCCGAGTCGTGGGAGCGGCAGGGCGATACCGTCTACGTCTTCAAGCTGCGCCGAGGCGTGCGCTGGCACAACAAGGCGCCGCTGAACGGTCGCGAGCTGACCGCGGAGGACGTGCGCTATTCCTATGACCGCTTCCTCACCATCAAGGGCAACCCGAACAAGAGCATCCTCGAGATGGTGGACAAGGTCGAGGCCCCCGACAAGTACACCGTGAAGTTCACGCTGCGGGAGCCCAACGCGTGGTTCCTCGACCGGCTCGCCTCGACGTCGACGTGGGTCGTGGCCAAGGAGTGCGTGGATCAGTTCGGCGATCTCAAGAAGCCGGAGAGCGTGGTGGGCACCGGCCCGTGGATGCTCCGCAGCTACGAGCCGAGCGTGCGGATCACCTTCGACCGCAATCCGAGCTACTTCCTCCCCAACCTGCCCTACGTGGACGGGGTGGACATCACGATCTCCACCGACCCCGCGGCGGCCTTCGCCCAGTTCCTGTCCGGTGAGTTCGACTTCGGCCCCGAGTACGGCATGGTCATCCGCCGCAGCGACCTCGACATCGCCCTCCGGCGCGTGAAGGGCCTGGGCATGAAGGACTACATCGTGGTGTTCGGCGGCTACACCGCGATGAAGCTCGACCAGGAGCCGTTCAAGGACGTGCGGGTGCGTCGCGCCTTCGCGATGGCCCAGGACTGGCGCGAGACGCTCGAGACCAACGCGTGGTCGCAGGGCAAGGGCGCCCCCAACGCGCTGATTCCCGCCGCGCTCAAGGAGTGGGCGATCCCGATCGACCAGCTGCCCCCGGAAGGCCGCAAGCTCTACGAGTTCGATCCGGCCGCGGCCAAGCGGCTCCTCGCCGAAGCGGGCCACCCGAACGGGCTCAAGGTCCCCATCGAGACCACCCCGGGCTACGGTCCGGACTGGATGGACGCGGTGCAGGTAGCGCTCCGCAACTGGAAGCAGGCCGGGATCGAGGGCGAGCTGAAGCTCAAGGAGTACGGCGCCTTCGTCTCGAGCGCGATCTTCGGCAAGTTCGAGAAGATGATCGTGACCCTGCGCGGCGGCACCACCGATCCCGACACCTACTTCACCCCGCTCCTGCCCGGCGAGCCGCTCAACTCCTCCGGGGTCAACGATCCCAAGCTCACCGAGATGATCAAGGTGCAGCGACGGACCTTCGACGAGAAGAAACGGCGGGACATCGTCTACGACATCCAGCGCTACGCCTCCCAGCAGGTGTACTACGGCTTCGGGGCCTCGGTGAGTGCGGTGGGCGCCTGGATGCCCTACGTCAAGAACTTCGGCCCCAACATCGGCCACGACTACGGCGGCCGCCTCATGGTCGCCTGGCTCGACAAGTAA
- a CDS encoding ABC transporter permease: MKRYVLRRLLVAIPSLLIASLIVFSLPRLLPGDVVQLMLEEKAYGKDLDDLREKLGLNRPMYIQYVEWLGQVSRGNLGESLWTRRPVLEELTRRLPISLELGVLALIFAVIIAVPIGVLAAIRQDTLADYAMRSMAILGLSVPGFWIATLAVLLPAIWWGWSPPIQFTAFSADPWAHFAQFLLPAFILGIASAAAIMRLTRGTLLEVLRQDYVRTAWSKGLRERVVVLKHSLKNALIPVITVLGIQVAQILGGTVIFESIFGLPGMGRFLFDAINQRDYPVIQGVNLLIVSVVVLMNLIVDAFYALLDPRIRY; the protein is encoded by the coding sequence GTGAAGCGCTACGTCCTGCGTCGCTTGCTGGTGGCGATCCCGTCGCTGCTGATCGCCTCCCTCATCGTGTTCAGCCTCCCGCGCCTGCTCCCGGGCGACGTCGTGCAGCTCATGCTCGAGGAGAAGGCGTATGGCAAGGACCTCGATGACCTCCGCGAGAAGCTCGGGCTGAACCGCCCCATGTACATCCAGTACGTGGAGTGGCTCGGCCAGGTCTCGCGGGGCAATCTCGGCGAGTCGCTCTGGACCCGGCGGCCGGTGCTGGAAGAGCTGACCCGCCGCCTGCCCATCAGCCTCGAGCTGGGCGTGCTGGCCCTGATCTTCGCGGTGATCATCGCGGTCCCCATCGGCGTGCTCGCGGCCATCCGCCAGGACACCCTGGCCGACTACGCGATGCGCAGCATGGCCATCCTCGGGCTCTCGGTGCCCGGCTTCTGGATCGCCACCCTCGCAGTGCTGCTCCCCGCCATCTGGTGGGGCTGGAGCCCGCCGATCCAGTTCACCGCGTTCTCGGCGGATCCGTGGGCCCACTTCGCGCAGTTCCTCCTCCCCGCCTTCATCCTCGGCATCGCCTCCGCCGCCGCGATCATGCGGCTCACCCGCGGGACGCTTCTCGAGGTGCTCCGCCAGGACTACGTGCGCACCGCGTGGTCCAAGGGGCTGCGCGAGCGGGTGGTCGTGCTCAAGCACAGCCTCAAGAACGCGCTGATCCCGGTGATCACCGTGCTCGGCATCCAGGTGGCCCAGATCCTGGGCGGCACCGTGATCTTCGAGAGCATCTTCGGGTTGCCCGGCATGGGCCGGTTCCTCTTCGATGCGATCAACCAGCGCGACTACCCGGTGATCCAGGGCGTGAACCTGCTGATCGTGAGCGTGGTCGTGCTGATGAACCTGATCGTGGACGCCTTCTACGCGCTCCTCGACCCGCGCATTCGGTACTAG
- a CDS encoding ABC transporter permease — MPAARRAGRLAGLWQFVRGKPLGALGALIVVLLLTMAIFAPWVAPYRYDETIPGARMKAPGAQFWMGTDNLGRDVYSRVVYGAAVSVTVGFGAVLLANVLAALVGITSGYFGGPYDICVQRVVDAWQSFPFLVVILSMMAVLGPGLLNLILALGVLGAAAGSRVIRGATISVMQNTYVEAARALGAGHLRIMLRYVLPNVAATIIILATIGLGAAILAESALSFLGFGVPPPYPSWGAMLSGSGRSFMYRAPWMAIWPGAAISLAVFGFNMLGDALRDVLDPRLRGGGGRPVS, encoded by the coding sequence ATGCCTGCCGCCCGCCGTGCCGGCCGGCTCGCGGGCCTCTGGCAGTTCGTCCGCGGCAAGCCGCTCGGCGCGCTGGGGGCGCTGATCGTCGTCCTGCTCCTGACCATGGCGATCTTCGCGCCGTGGGTCGCGCCGTACCGCTACGACGAGACGATTCCGGGCGCGCGCATGAAGGCGCCGGGCGCGCAGTTCTGGATGGGCACCGACAACCTGGGCCGGGACGTCTACAGCCGCGTGGTGTACGGCGCGGCGGTGTCGGTGACGGTGGGGTTCGGAGCGGTGCTGCTCGCCAACGTCCTCGCCGCCCTGGTCGGAATCACCAGCGGCTACTTCGGCGGCCCCTACGACATCTGCGTGCAGCGGGTGGTGGACGCCTGGCAATCGTTCCCGTTCCTCGTGGTCATCCTCTCGATGATGGCTGTCCTCGGTCCCGGGCTGCTGAACCTCATCCTGGCCCTGGGCGTGCTGGGCGCCGCCGCCGGCTCGCGGGTGATCCGCGGGGCCACCATCAGCGTGATGCAGAACACCTACGTGGAGGCGGCGCGCGCGCTCGGAGCCGGGCACCTGCGCATCATGCTCCGCTACGTGCTGCCCAACGTGGCCGCGACCATCATCATCCTGGCCACCATCGGCCTGGGCGCGGCCATCCTCGCCGAATCCGCGCTCTCCTTCCTGGGCTTCGGCGTGCCCCCGCCCTACCCGTCCTGGGGCGCCATGCTCTCCGGCTCCGGCCGCTCGTTCATGTACCGGGCGCCCTGGATGGCCATCTGGCCGGGCGCGGCCATCTCGCTGGCCGTCTTCGGCTTCAACATGCTGGGCGACGCGCTCCGCGACGTGCTCGATCCGCGGCTGCGGGGCGGAGGCGGTCGACCGGTCAGCTAG